The Terriglobales bacterium genome contains a region encoding:
- a CDS encoding single-stranded DNA-binding protein translates to MPKSVNKVILVGHLGKDPEVKYTPSGTAVAKFSLATNERYKDKEGNWQDRTEWHNIVAWQRTAEIAGEYLKKGRQVYIEGRLQTRSWDDKESGQKKYMTEIVAQDLVLLGGGGGGGRGEGEEGGGGRSRSASAGMDQRPQQEEAHQGTGITDEDIPF, encoded by the coding sequence ATGCCAAAGAGCGTGAACAAAGTCATATTGGTAGGCCATCTGGGCAAGGATCCGGAGGTCAAGTACACCCCCAGCGGAACCGCAGTGGCCAAGTTCAGCCTGGCCACCAACGAGCGCTACAAGGACAAGGAAGGCAACTGGCAAGACCGCACCGAGTGGCACAACATCGTGGCCTGGCAACGGACCGCCGAGATCGCCGGCGAGTACCTGAAGAAGGGCCGTCAAGTGTACATCGAAGGACGCCTGCAGACCCGCTCCTGGGACGACAAGGAGAGCGGCCAGAAGAAGTACATGACCGAAATCGTCGCCCAGGACCTGGTCCTGCTGGGCGGCGGCGGCGGCGGCGGGCGCGGTGAAGGTGAAGAGGGCGGCGGCGGACGGTCTCGCAGCGCCTCTGCCGGCATGGACCAGCGCCCGCAGCAGGAAGAAGCTCACCAGGGCACGGGCATCACGGACGAGGACATCCCGTTCTGA
- a CDS encoding prolyl oligopeptidase family serine peptidase, translated as MTRTLRCLSLILLLSTLSFSADKPAAPVLRPADNLVVNGVPDVPQSIAEQVGRYSEFRGAAPTSWHPLRREMIIATRFADTSQAHLVKMPGGARTQLTFFPENVFGGRFEPTKGDYFIYGKDKGGDEFYQVYRYDLASGESTLLTDGKSRNTGGVFSYKGDRIAYGSTRRTGNDVDIWVVEPLNPKSDRLLCELKGGGWAAVSWSPDDKKVLIMEEISANESYLWLADSANCEKKLLTPKGGKEKIAYGDAAISRDGKGVYVTTDKDSEFQRLAYIDLATGRHTFLTTHLNFDVDDFAQSWDGSTIAFVTNENGMGVLHLMNARTGKEIAAPKLPVGLVGSLRWHKNNRDLMLSMNNSRSTSDAYSIDVKTGKLERWTYSETGGLNTANYSEPQLIKWKSFDGKEITGFLYRPAAKFTGKRPVMVDIHGGPEGEFRPGFLGRNNYYLNEMGVALIFPNVRGSSGFGKTFLTLDNGYLREDTYKDIDALLDWIKQQPDLDADRIMVTGGSYGGHMTLAVSTFYSPKIRCSVDIVGISNLATFLQNTSGYRQDLRRVEYGDERDPKMRAFLERIAPLNNAEKIKKPMFVIQGYNDPRVPRSEAEQIVNTLKKTGTPVWYLMAKDEGHGFQKKKNRDFQFYSTVLFMQEYLLK; from the coding sequence ATGACCCGGACTCTCCGCTGTCTCTCGCTCATCTTGCTGCTTTCGACCCTCTCCTTTTCCGCCGACAAGCCCGCAGCTCCTGTCCTGCGCCCAGCCGACAATCTGGTAGTGAATGGCGTGCCCGACGTGCCCCAATCCATCGCCGAGCAGGTCGGACGCTACAGCGAATTCCGCGGGGCAGCGCCCACCAGCTGGCACCCGCTGCGGCGCGAGATGATCATCGCCACCCGCTTCGCCGATACCTCGCAGGCGCACCTGGTGAAGATGCCGGGCGGCGCGCGCACCCAGCTCACCTTCTTCCCGGAAAACGTCTTTGGCGGGCGCTTCGAGCCGACCAAGGGCGACTACTTCATCTATGGCAAGGACAAAGGCGGCGACGAGTTCTACCAGGTCTACCGCTACGACCTGGCCAGCGGCGAGTCCACTTTGCTGACCGACGGCAAGTCGCGCAACACCGGCGGAGTCTTCTCCTACAAAGGTGACCGCATCGCCTACGGTTCGACACGCCGCACCGGTAATGACGTAGACATTTGGGTCGTCGAGCCCCTGAACCCCAAGTCCGACCGCCTGCTCTGCGAATTGAAGGGTGGAGGCTGGGCGGCGGTGAGCTGGTCGCCGGATGACAAGAAGGTCCTCATCATGGAAGAGATTTCGGCCAACGAGAGCTACCTTTGGCTGGCGGACTCGGCGAACTGCGAGAAGAAGCTGCTCACCCCCAAGGGCGGCAAGGAGAAGATCGCCTATGGCGATGCCGCCATCAGCCGCGACGGCAAGGGCGTGTACGTCACGACCGACAAGGATTCCGAGTTCCAGCGCCTTGCCTATATCGACCTGGCCACCGGCCGGCACACCTTCCTCACCACCCACCTCAACTTCGACGTGGACGACTTCGCCCAGAGCTGGGATGGCAGCACCATCGCCTTCGTCACCAACGAGAACGGCATGGGCGTCCTGCACCTGATGAATGCGCGTACCGGCAAGGAGATTGCCGCACCCAAGCTGCCCGTCGGCTTGGTCGGCAGCCTGCGCTGGCACAAGAACAACCGCGATCTCATGCTGTCCATGAACAACAGCCGCTCGACCTCGGACGCTTATTCCATCGACGTGAAGACCGGCAAGCTCGAGCGCTGGACCTACAGCGAGACCGGCGGCCTGAACACCGCCAATTACTCCGAGCCCCAACTCATCAAGTGGAAGAGCTTCGACGGCAAGGAGATCACCGGGTTCCTCTATAGGCCGGCGGCGAAGTTCACCGGCAAGCGCCCCGTGATGGTGGATATCCACGGCGGCCCCGAGGGCGAATTCCGTCCCGGCTTCCTCGGCCGCAACAACTACTACCTGAACGAGATGGGGGTCGCCCTCATCTTCCCCAACGTGCGCGGCTCGAGCGGGTTCGGCAAGACCTTCCTCACGCTCGACAACGGGTACCTGCGCGAGGACACCTATAAGGACATCGACGCGCTGCTGGACTGGATCAAGCAGCAGCCCGACCTGGACGCCGACCGCATCATGGTCACCGGCGGCAGCTATGGCGGGCACATGACCCTGGCGGTCTCCACCTTCTACAGCCCCAAGATCCGCTGCTCGGTGGACATCGTCGGCATCTCCAACCTGGCCACCTTCCTGCAGAACACCTCGGGATACCGCCAGGACCTGCGGCGGGTGGAGTACGGCGACGAGCGCGACCCCAAGATGCGCGCGTTCCTGGAACGGATCGCGCCTCTGAACAACGCGGAGAAGATCAAGAAGCCGATGTTCGTCATCCAGGGCTACAACGATCCCCGCGTCCCCCGCAGCGAGGCCGAGCAGATCGTCAACACGCTGAAAAAGACCGGCACCCCGGTGTGGTACCTCATGGCCAAGGATGAAGGCCACGGCTTCCAGAAGAAAAAGAACCGCGACTTTCAGTTCTATTCCACGGTGCTGTTCATGCAGGAGTACCTGCTGAAGTAA
- the cyaY gene encoding iron donor protein CyaY — protein MDEQEFRRRADAALESLKRSLVAAEEQADIEVEDQAGALHISFEEPPARFVISPQAATGQIWISALSTSFKLDWSDAAKEFVLAKTGERLKPLVGRLINEQLGEQAVTLA, from the coding sequence ATGGACGAGCAGGAATTCCGGCGCAGGGCCGACGCCGCCCTGGAATCGTTGAAGCGCAGCCTGGTAGCGGCCGAAGAGCAGGCTGATATCGAGGTCGAGGACCAGGCGGGCGCCCTCCACATCTCTTTCGAAGAACCGCCGGCCCGGTTCGTCATCTCGCCGCAAGCGGCGACCGGCCAGATCTGGATCTCGGCCCTCTCCACCAGCTTCAAGCTCGACTGGTCCGACGCCGCCAAAGAGTTCGTGCTGGCCAAGACGGGCGAGCGCCTCAAACCGCTGGTCGGACGGCTGATCAATGAGCAATTAGGCGAACAGGCGGTCACCCTCGCCTGA
- a CDS encoding FecR family protein — protein sequence MKRTSPGIVMKALALFLCYLLSPLHVFAQAGGSAQPAGQITSLIPIASRNNTPAKFKDDVHWNDLIQTEKSGRARIGLTDGSILSVGSNSQLKITQHDASVQQTQVELDYGKLRSRVVAITKPDGKYEVRTPNAVAGVIGTDFSIFFNPETKVSTVVVYSGTVVVSGLGAAAGQQATLQAGQMLEVSSHGVGSPQTTPPVVQQASISDTTTENTSAAGSGGSHLLRNLLIGLGVAVASVAIGVTVGGKDAAPAAPAASSSTSNNPNK from the coding sequence ATGAAGCGGACCAGCCCCGGCATCGTAATGAAGGCTCTGGCGCTGTTCCTCTGTTACCTGCTCTCGCCGCTTCATGTCTTCGCCCAGGCAGGCGGGTCGGCGCAGCCTGCCGGCCAGATCACCTCCCTGATCCCGATCGCGTCACGCAACAATACCCCCGCGAAATTCAAAGACGACGTCCATTGGAATGACCTTATCCAAACGGAGAAATCGGGCCGTGCCCGCATCGGATTGACCGACGGTTCGATCCTCAGCGTAGGTTCCAACAGCCAGCTCAAGATCACGCAGCACGACGCCAGCGTCCAGCAGACCCAGGTGGAGCTCGACTACGGCAAGCTGCGCAGCCGGGTGGTAGCCATCACCAAGCCCGACGGAAAGTACGAGGTGCGGACCCCGAACGCAGTCGCGGGCGTCATCGGCACAGATTTCTCGATCTTCTTCAATCCTGAGACGAAGGTCAGCACGGTCGTGGTGTATAGCGGCACTGTCGTCGTGAGCGGGCTGGGTGCCGCCGCAGGACAACAGGCGACGCTTCAGGCCGGACAGATGCTGGAGGTCTCCAGTCACGGGGTGGGCAGTCCGCAGACCACGCCGCCGGTCGTGCAGCAGGCCAGCATCTCGGATACCACGACGGAAAACACCAGTGCGGCAGGGTCCGGCGGCTCGCATCTTCTGCGCAATCTTCTCATCGGGCTGGGCGTGGCGGTGGCCAGCGTCGCCATCGGCGTCACGGTTGGCGGTAAGGATGCGGCGCCAGCCGCGCCGGCAGCTTCCTCTTCCACGAGCAACAATCCGAATAAGTAA